One window of Dermacentor andersoni chromosome 7, qqDerAnde1_hic_scaffold, whole genome shotgun sequence genomic DNA carries:
- the LOC126534195 gene encoding uncharacterized protein, whose amino-acid sequence MWKSMREYARSEKGEGIAIYLPSTGIRKVVKLRAWTKTTGLEGKTTGLQDLKRFFNADPFQKPVVRLYRKRDDGDLPARVKHMFSNNRVCGDMAAVLLHDVAKTMTIQLTEDFVVDRGLVIKKAGEFLCPMDLINVHEIPVPDYHGDAPHSKEAYCNDTTLAFLLCYSHRITLATTTPNEADLQSLVTRGLSIATTYPMDGHHTTVKSTLMTAKYFGAELVNHKAFNAILAAIDMFFVNFPNHPLAKFRKSTMQSFCKDCTIFDDVVFMRSLTGLQVHEWVEWVWTRELIDQLKFYTEVDEFAAIEKSYFPYLKLLGVVTNSPLAVAVAPDLHAFIHSVGILRMQQRSLKARIVGCVNEALVFMNARIFALALSMRSRQLALDKTEAEDRPRRLETAEELRATVGYSGAGLPTSFDATEWFIWAKTGLPRGSVEPMESLTNAQTVLASLPPGRPGTVLHSLGALTYSRLAIQSIPVPFPPVPQIPTATTSAPRMQAPAPAPNSSSNPDGRATSEEPPT is encoded by the coding sequence GCGAATATGCACGTTCTGAAAAAGGCGAGGGGATCGCCATCTACTTGCCCTCGACAGGGATTAGAAAAGTTGTGAAGTTGAGGGCTTGGACGAAGACCACCGGGCTTGAAGGGAAGACCACCGGGCTTCAAGACCTAAAACGTTTTTTCAATGCTGATCCGTTCCAGAAACCTGTCGTCCGCCTCTACCGGAAGCGAGACGATGGGGACCTTCCAGCCCGAGTTAAACACATGTTCTCCAACAACAGAGTCTGCGGTGACATGGCTGCGGTGTTACTGCACGATGTTGCAAAGACAATGACGATTCAATTGACAGAAGACTTTGTGGTCGACAGAGGCCTAGTGATCAAAAAGGCCGGGGAATTCCTGTGTCCGATGGACTTGATTAACGTTCACGAAATCCCTGTTCCAGACTACCATGGTGATGCCCCTCACAGTAAAGAGGCATATTGCAATGACACGACCCTAGCCTTCCTGCTGTGCTACTCGCATCGGATCACCCTGGCGACCACAACACCCAACGAGGCCGACTTGCAGTCTTTAGTCACTCGCGGACTGTCAATAGCTACAACCTATCCGATGGACGGTCACCACACCACTGTGAAATCCACACTCATGACCGCCAAATACTTTGGCGCTGAGCTCGTCAACCACAAAGCATTCAACGCAATCCTTGCTGCCATTGACATGTTCTTTGTCAACTTTCCTAATCATCCACTCGCCAAGTTCCGGAAGAGCACCATGCAGTCGTTTTGCAAAGACTGCacaatcttcgacgacgttgTTTTCATGCGTAGCCTGACCGGGTTACAGGTTCACGAGTGGGTAGAGTGGGTTTGGACACGAGAACTGATTGACCAGCTGAAGTTCTACACAGAAGTAGATGAATTTGCTGCTATCGAGAAGTCGTACTTTCCATATCTAAAACTCTTGGGAGTTGTGACCAATTCGCCACTTGCCGTGGCTGTTGCCCCCGACCTTCACGCATTCATCCACTCTGTCGGTATCCTCCGAATGCAACAGAGGTCTCTGAAAGCTCGTATTGTCGGGTGTGTAAATGAGGCACTAGTTTTCATGAACGCCAGGATTTTTGCACTTGCCCTTAGCATGCGAAGCCGTCAATTGGCATTGGATAAAACCGAAGCTGAGGATCGCCCCCGCCGCCTAGAAACAGCAGAAGAGCTGCGGGCAACTGTGGGCTACTCCGGAGCTGGCCTCCCGACCTCCTTTGACGCCACCGAGTGGTTCATATGGGCTAAGACTGGGCTCCCTAGGGGTTCAGTTGAACCCATGGAGAGTCTCACCAACGCCCAGACCGTTCTGGCAAGTCTTCCTCCTGGCCGGCCCGGCACTGTGCTGCACAGCTTGGGGGCACTAACCTACTCCCGGCTGGCTATCCAAAGCATTCCAGTGCCTTTTCCGCCTGTGCCTCAAATCCCCACTGCGACCACTTCAGCCCCGCGAATGCAAGCCCCGGCGCCTGCACCCAACAGCTCCTCCAACCCAGACGGCCGGGCGACATCAGAAGAGCCACCCACCTAA